The following are from one region of the Stigmatella ashevillena genome:
- a CDS encoding ATPase, protein MAEKWDKQFMDFIRRTSEDIRRTGEDLKIEAERLLVEVRDPARQAKLKATLTDFRDKAAAVTKEAAERLEGAARHVEDFVSRGLDNEKPAANTAKAPSSAPAEASAKDTPAAKAPRKTGKTIGKKTAVKKAPAAKKASSAKKAAASKTAKTLGRKGA, encoded by the coding sequence ATGGCCGAAAAATGGGACAAGCAGTTCATGGACTTCATCCGGCGCACCAGCGAGGACATCCGTCGCACCGGGGAAGATCTCAAGATCGAAGCCGAGCGTCTCCTGGTCGAGGTGCGGGACCCTGCCCGCCAGGCCAAGCTCAAGGCAACGCTCACCGACTTCCGGGACAAGGCGGCCGCCGTGACCAAGGAGGCCGCCGAGCGGTTGGAAGGTGCGGCGCGTCACGTGGAAGACTTCGTGAGCCGGGGGCTCGACAACGAAAAGCCGGCGGCCAACACGGCCAAGGCGCCTTCCTCCGCTCCCGCCGAGGCTTCCGCAAAGGACACGCCCGCCGCCAAGGCGCCGCGCAAGACAGGGAAAACCATCGGCAAGAAGACCGCGGTCAAGAAGGCCCCGGCGGCCAAGAAGGCTTCCTCCGCCAAGAAGGCCGCGGCCAGCAAGACGGCCAAGACATTGGGCCGCAAGGGGGCGTAA
- the grpE gene encoding nucleotide exchange factor GrpE, translating into MSGSNEKGNFSADIAQEVINAALQSVQRRSTQSHEEEGVSLDVESAAPPEAPPVEAPSEGVSAEVAELTAALAEARKEAENLRAQLDFSQGESRKLMERLKADHERSLRAAADLENYKKRAQKEKEEVQKFGSEKLLKDILPVMDNLDRAMDAAAKTPDFASFQKGVAMTRKSFEDTLGRHGVKAFSAQGQAFDPRLHEAMSQAETAEVPPGHVAYEVLRGYHLNDRLIRPAMVVVARAPAPPPEPVAAAPEVPAATTATTTDTEAGAAAAPEVGEAPAVSAETVHSAGGSQ; encoded by the coding sequence GTGTCTGGTTCCAACGAGAAGGGCAACTTCAGCGCGGACATCGCGCAGGAAGTGATCAACGCGGCGCTGCAGAGCGTTCAGCGCCGCTCCACGCAGTCCCACGAAGAAGAAGGCGTCTCCCTGGATGTGGAGTCCGCCGCGCCACCGGAAGCGCCGCCGGTGGAAGCTCCCAGCGAGGGGGTCTCCGCCGAAGTGGCCGAGCTGACCGCCGCGCTCGCCGAGGCGCGCAAGGAGGCGGAGAACCTCCGCGCCCAGCTCGACTTCAGCCAGGGCGAGAGCCGCAAGCTGATGGAGCGCTTGAAGGCGGACCACGAGCGCTCGCTGCGCGCTGCGGCCGACCTGGAGAACTACAAGAAGCGCGCCCAGAAGGAGAAGGAGGAGGTCCAGAAGTTCGGCTCCGAGAAGCTGCTGAAGGACATCCTTCCGGTCATGGACAACCTGGATCGCGCGATGGACGCGGCGGCCAAGACCCCTGACTTCGCCAGCTTCCAGAAGGGCGTGGCCATGACGCGCAAGTCCTTCGAGGACACGCTGGGCCGCCACGGGGTGAAGGCCTTCAGCGCTCAGGGGCAGGCGTTTGATCCCCGCCTCCACGAGGCCATGTCCCAGGCGGAGACCGCCGAGGTTCCTCCTGGGCACGTCGCCTACGAGGTGCTCCGGGGCTATCACCTCAACGACCGGCTGATCCGGCCCGCCATGGTGGTCGTCGCGCGCGCACCGGCTCCGCCACCCGAGCCCGTGGCCGCGGCCCCTGAAGTCCCCGCTGCCACCACCGCCACCACGACCGATACCGAAGCCGGTGCCGCTGCTGCGCCGGAGGTGGGCGAAGCGCCCGCCGTTTCTGCCGAGACCGTGCATTCCGCCGGGGGGAGCCAGTAA
- the dnaK gene encoding molecular chaperone DnaK — MGKVIGIDLGTTNSCVAVMEGGEPVVIPNSEGSRTTPSMVGFTDSGERLVGQIAKRQAITNPENTVYAVKRLIGRKLDSPEAKKAIGVSSFKVVSSPNGDAWVEIRGKGFSPPEISAIVLMKMKQTAEDYLGEPVTEAVVTVPAYFNDGQRQATKDAGRIAGLNVLRIINEPTAAALAYGLDKVKESKTERIAVYDLGGGTFDISILELNAGVFEVKSTNGDTFLGGEDFDQRLVDFLAKRFAEQNNNIDLRKDRMALQRLKEAAERAKHELSSAAETEVNLPFITADATGPKHLTETVERATFEGLVSDLIERSIEPCKVALKDAGVPAQQINQVLLVGGMTRMPKVQQRVKEFFGKEPHKGINPDEVVAVGAAIQGGVLKGEVKDVLLLDVTPLSLGVETAGGVFTKIIDKNTTIPCKKSQVFSTAVDNQPLVSVHVLQGEREMAADNKTLSRFELVGIPPAPRGVPQIEVSFDIDANGIVHVGAKDLGTGKVQQVRVVSNSGLSEAEIQAMISEAQAHLSDDKRKKELAELRNNADGLIYTTEKSLEEYGNLLAEKDREEIKVDLEHLKSVLASEDATLLKESFQRLEGSAYRIADAIYSGEAKSSG, encoded by the coding sequence ATGGGTAAGGTGATTGGAATCGACCTGGGAACGACGAACTCCTGCGTCGCCGTGATGGAAGGCGGCGAGCCGGTGGTCATCCCCAACAGCGAAGGCAGCCGGACCACGCCGTCCATGGTCGGCTTCACGGACTCCGGAGAGCGGTTGGTGGGCCAGATTGCCAAGCGGCAGGCCATCACCAATCCGGAGAACACCGTCTACGCGGTGAAGCGCCTCATCGGGCGCAAGCTCGACTCGCCCGAGGCCAAGAAGGCCATCGGTGTCAGCTCGTTCAAGGTGGTCTCCAGCCCCAACGGAGATGCCTGGGTGGAGATCCGCGGCAAGGGCTTCAGCCCGCCGGAGATCTCCGCCATCGTGCTGATGAAGATGAAGCAGACGGCGGAGGACTACCTCGGCGAGCCCGTCACCGAGGCGGTCGTCACCGTCCCGGCCTACTTCAACGACGGCCAGCGCCAGGCCACCAAGGACGCCGGCCGCATCGCGGGCCTCAACGTCCTGCGCATCATCAACGAGCCCACCGCTGCGGCGCTCGCCTACGGCCTGGACAAGGTCAAGGAGAGCAAGACCGAGCGCATCGCCGTGTATGACCTGGGCGGCGGCACGTTCGATATCTCCATCCTGGAGCTCAACGCCGGCGTCTTCGAGGTGAAGAGCACCAACGGCGACACGTTCCTGGGCGGAGAGGACTTCGACCAGCGGCTGGTGGACTTCCTGGCCAAGCGCTTCGCCGAGCAGAACAACAACATCGACCTGCGCAAGGACCGCATGGCGCTGCAGCGGCTGAAGGAGGCCGCCGAGCGCGCCAAGCACGAGCTGTCCAGCGCGGCGGAGACGGAGGTGAACCTGCCGTTCATCACCGCGGACGCCACCGGCCCCAAGCACCTCACGGAGACCGTGGAGCGCGCCACCTTCGAGGGGCTCGTCTCGGACCTGATCGAGCGCTCCATCGAGCCGTGCAAGGTCGCGCTGAAGGACGCGGGCGTCCCCGCGCAGCAGATCAACCAGGTGCTGCTGGTGGGCGGCATGACGCGCATGCCCAAGGTGCAGCAGCGCGTGAAGGAGTTCTTCGGCAAGGAGCCTCACAAGGGCATCAACCCGGACGAGGTGGTCGCCGTGGGCGCCGCCATCCAGGGCGGCGTGCTCAAGGGCGAGGTGAAGGACGTCCTCCTGCTGGACGTCACGCCGCTGAGCCTGGGCGTCGAGACGGCGGGTGGCGTCTTCACGAAGATCATCGACAAGAACACCACCATCCCCTGCAAGAAGAGCCAGGTGTTCTCCACGGCGGTGGACAACCAGCCGCTGGTGAGCGTGCACGTGCTCCAGGGCGAGCGCGAGATGGCGGCGGACAACAAGACGCTGTCGCGCTTCGAGCTGGTGGGCATCCCTCCGGCCCCGCGCGGGGTGCCGCAGATCGAAGTGTCGTTCGACATCGACGCCAACGGCATCGTGCACGTGGGCGCCAAGGACCTGGGCACCGGCAAGGTGCAGCAGGTGCGCGTGGTGAGCAACTCCGGCCTGTCCGAGGCGGAGATCCAGGCGATGATCTCCGAGGCCCAGGCGCACCTGTCCGACGACAAGAGGAAGAAGGAGCTCGCCGAGCTGCGCAACAACGCCGATGGGCTCATCTACACCACGGAGAAGAGCCTGGAGGAGTACGGCAACCTGCTCGCCGAGAAGGATCGCGAGGAGATCAAGGTGGATCTGGAGCACCTCAAGTCGGTGCTGGCCTCCGAGGATGCCACCTTGCTGAAGGAGTCCTTCCAGCGGCTCGAGGGCAGCGCCTACCGCATCGCGGACGCCATCTACTCGGGTGAGGCGAAGTCGTCCGGCTGA
- a CDS encoding serine/threonine-protein kinase, protein MKAVNFPSLEAEVAFLRGLTAVHRMADDILEDCFERGLDLDTALDVFLTQCARMVHAVAGFVLVRGTQGPVLTRVLGTLGADVFDVAKATGPLRQPGGRMLFCTQLTLGKLNLGAMGLAVEGRFEDGGQLVMGLVEAIGEQLDSAMLGFLALMDGQSVLERLDALAVDDDATPVPQGRIGRYEVVTPLGTGGMAQVLVARARGPEGLGRLVALKRILPHLSADPAIVQQFLDEARIGLRLAHPNLVTVYDTGEAQGAYYIAMELVRGVDLDRLLRARQTPLLPAVAAAVVVQGLRGLHAAHTLRGEDGAPLNLVHRDLSPHNLMVGFDGRVKVLDFGVAKARSQRTVTLPGIVKGKPLYMSPEQARGERLDARSDLFSVGLILYESLTGQRAFDRGEELASMYAICDEALARPGNIPLPLWEVMAVALAKRPEKRFRTAQEMADRLAAVVPPVQEEELSRLVSGLFPDRLREMDRLDRPVAGQTRPARTRALAAVKSPR, encoded by the coding sequence ATGAAGGCCGTGAATTTTCCATCGCTCGAAGCCGAGGTCGCCTTCCTGCGAGGATTGACGGCCGTCCACCGCATGGCGGACGACATCCTCGAGGACTGCTTCGAGCGAGGGTTGGATCTCGACACCGCGCTGGACGTGTTCCTCACCCAGTGTGCCCGGATGGTGCACGCGGTGGCCGGCTTCGTGCTGGTGCGGGGCACCCAGGGGCCGGTGCTGACACGGGTGCTGGGCACGCTGGGCGCGGACGTCTTCGACGTGGCAAAGGCGACGGGCCCGCTCCGGCAGCCGGGCGGGCGGATGCTCTTCTGTACGCAGCTGACGCTCGGCAAGCTGAACCTGGGAGCGATGGGGCTCGCGGTAGAGGGGCGCTTCGAGGATGGTGGCCAGTTGGTGATGGGGCTGGTGGAAGCCATCGGAGAGCAGCTCGACTCGGCGATGCTGGGCTTTCTGGCGCTGATGGATGGCCAGAGCGTGCTGGAGCGCCTGGACGCCCTGGCGGTGGACGATGACGCCACGCCGGTACCGCAGGGCCGCATTGGCCGCTACGAGGTGGTGACGCCGCTGGGCACGGGCGGCATGGCGCAGGTGCTGGTGGCCCGCGCCCGGGGGCCCGAGGGGCTGGGGCGGCTGGTGGCCCTCAAGCGCATCCTCCCGCATCTGTCTGCGGACCCCGCCATCGTGCAGCAGTTCTTGGACGAGGCCCGCATCGGCCTTCGTCTGGCGCACCCCAACCTCGTCACCGTCTATGACACCGGCGAGGCCCAGGGCGCCTATTACATCGCGATGGAGCTGGTGCGGGGCGTTGACCTGGACCGGCTGCTCCGGGCCCGGCAGACCCCCTTGCTGCCGGCCGTGGCCGCGGCCGTGGTGGTTCAGGGGCTTCGCGGGCTGCACGCGGCGCACACCCTCCGGGGGGAGGACGGTGCGCCGTTGAACCTGGTGCACCGGGACCTGTCGCCGCACAACCTGATGGTGGGCTTCGACGGGCGGGTGAAGGTGCTCGACTTCGGCGTGGCCAAGGCACGCTCCCAGCGCACGGTGACGTTGCCGGGCATCGTCAAGGGCAAGCCGCTCTACATGTCCCCAGAGCAGGCACGCGGCGAGCGGCTGGACGCGCGCAGCGACTTGTTCTCCGTGGGCCTCATTCTCTACGAGTCCCTCACGGGCCAGCGCGCCTTCGACCGGGGCGAGGAGCTGGCCAGCATGTACGCCATCTGTGACGAGGCGTTGGCGCGGCCGGGGAACATCCCCTTGCCCCTCTGGGAAGTGATGGCGGTGGCGTTGGCCAAGCGCCCGGAGAAGCGCTTTCGCACGGCGCAGGAGATGGCGGACCGGCTGGCCGCGGTGGTGCCGCCGGTGCAGGAGGAAGAACTGTCCCGGCTCGTGTCGGGCCTCTTTCCGGACCGGTTGCGCGAGATGGACCGGCTGGACCGTCCCGTCGCGGGTCAAACACGGCCCGCGCGGACGCGCGCGCTCGCAGCAGTGAAGTCCCCTCGCTGA
- a CDS encoding YsnF/AvaK domain-containing protein, which translates to MTVRSLDGERLGKVFAVNEDEFLIEKGLFFPKDYLCRYSEISGIQDGEIILMHGKEGLHRFSFDASENREVLAGTGGGAGVGPGAIGASPAPIQGLGLGADKAGWTGRGAAVDTGRPLATEDEVSVPVYREKLDVIKHQTQSGEVRIHKDVVEETQQVTVPLRRERVSVERRNVKERPAVNASFQEETVVVPLRAEEVEIRKRPVVDEEVIIRREAVEDERQIDETVRRERVEIDGDQEPGRKLDLSNDDPLLRRS; encoded by the coding sequence ATGACAGTTCGCAGCCTGGATGGAGAGCGGCTCGGCAAGGTATTCGCCGTGAACGAGGACGAGTTCCTCATCGAAAAAGGGCTCTTCTTCCCCAAGGACTATCTGTGCCGCTACTCGGAAATCAGCGGCATCCAGGACGGGGAAATCATCCTCATGCACGGCAAGGAGGGCTTGCACCGCTTCTCGTTTGACGCCTCGGAGAATCGGGAGGTGCTCGCGGGCACGGGCGGTGGCGCGGGTGTGGGCCCAGGAGCCATTGGCGCGAGTCCCGCGCCCATCCAGGGCCTGGGCCTCGGAGCGGACAAGGCCGGGTGGACGGGACGTGGCGCGGCGGTAGACACCGGGCGGCCACTGGCCACGGAGGATGAGGTCTCCGTCCCCGTCTATAGAGAGAAGCTGGACGTCATCAAGCACCAGACGCAATCCGGAGAGGTCCGCATCCACAAGGACGTCGTCGAAGAAACGCAGCAAGTCACCGTGCCCCTGCGCCGCGAGCGCGTGAGCGTGGAGCGCCGCAACGTGAAGGAGCGGCCGGCCGTGAATGCGTCCTTCCAAGAGGAGACGGTGGTGGTGCCCTTGCGCGCCGAGGAGGTGGAGATCCGCAAGCGCCCCGTGGTGGATGAGGAGGTCATCATCCGGAGAGAGGCCGTCGAGGACGAGCGCCAGATCGACGAGACGGTCCGCCGGGAGCGCGTGGAGATCGACGGCGACCAGGAGCCCGGCCGCAAGCTGGACCTGAGCAACGACGACCCGCTCCTGCGCCGCTCCTGA
- a CDS encoding ABC transporter substrate-binding protein, which produces MRRLVPLLLAGFALMAAGCEKKSQPSPTDTPPATAQGQGGDVPGTPPPPPAPSGTLLLGVATALTGGQATFGISTRNGIELAIKEANAAGGVKGQKLAMKVYDNQGKPEESAQAVSRLITQDKVLVILGDVASSNSLAMAEKAQPAGVPMISPSSTNPAVTEKGDYIFRVCFIDPFQGFVMAKFARDALKAANVAVLQDNKSAYSIGLTEVFVRKFTEMGGKITATESFSQGDTDYRAQLTAIKKTQPDAIYVPGYYSEVGIIARQARELGLKVPLLGGDGWDSEKLFELGGTAIQGSYFSNHYSPDNQEPRVQKFVADYKAAYGGVPDALAALGYDAANVAIDALKRAPDTSGPAVRDAIAQTKNFPGIAGTITLDDKRNAVKSAVVLKVGDGKAEFVTTVNP; this is translated from the coding sequence ATGCGACGTCTCGTGCCGCTGCTTCTGGCTGGCTTTGCCTTGATGGCAGCCGGGTGTGAGAAGAAGTCCCAGCCTTCGCCAACCGATACGCCTCCAGCCACCGCGCAGGGGCAAGGAGGGGATGTTCCGGGAACACCCCCGCCGCCGCCCGCCCCTTCTGGCACCCTGCTGCTGGGGGTGGCCACCGCCCTCACAGGAGGGCAGGCCACTTTCGGCATCTCCACCCGCAACGGCATTGAGCTGGCCATCAAGGAAGCCAATGCCGCGGGGGGCGTGAAGGGCCAGAAGTTGGCGATGAAGGTGTACGACAACCAGGGCAAGCCCGAGGAGTCGGCCCAGGCGGTCAGCCGCCTCATCACCCAGGACAAGGTGCTCGTCATCCTGGGCGACGTGGCTTCCTCGAACTCGCTGGCCATGGCGGAGAAGGCGCAGCCGGCCGGCGTGCCGATGATTTCCCCCTCCTCCACCAATCCGGCCGTGACCGAGAAGGGGGACTACATCTTCCGGGTCTGCTTCATCGACCCGTTCCAGGGCTTCGTGATGGCGAAGTTCGCCCGGGATGCCTTGAAGGCCGCCAACGTGGCGGTGCTGCAGGACAACAAGAGCGCCTACTCCATTGGCCTCACGGAAGTCTTCGTGCGCAAGTTCACCGAGATGGGCGGGAAGATCACCGCCACGGAGAGCTTCAGCCAGGGGGACACCGACTACCGGGCGCAGCTGACCGCCATCAAGAAGACGCAGCCGGACGCCATCTACGTGCCCGGGTACTACAGCGAGGTGGGCATCATCGCCCGCCAGGCGCGGGAGCTGGGGCTGAAGGTGCCGCTGCTGGGCGGCGACGGGTGGGACTCGGAGAAGCTCTTCGAGCTGGGCGGCACCGCCATCCAGGGCAGCTACTTCTCCAACCACTACTCGCCCGACAACCAGGAGCCGCGCGTGCAGAAGTTCGTCGCGGACTACAAGGCCGCCTACGGCGGTGTGCCGGACGCGCTGGCGGCGCTGGGGTATGACGCGGCCAATGTGGCCATCGATGCCCTGAAGCGCGCGCCCGATACGTCGGGCCCGGCGGTGCGGGACGCCATCGCCCAGACGAAGAACTTCCCGGGCATCGCGGGCACCATCACGCTGGACGACAAGCGCAACGCGGTGAAGTCCGCTGTCGTCCTCAAAGTGGGGGACGGTAAGGCGGAGTTCGTAACCACCGTCAATCCCTAA
- a CDS encoding branched-chain amino acid ABC transporter permease has protein sequence MAQLLQHLINGLAAGTIYALVALGYTMVYGVLKLINFAHGDVMMVGVYMGYGTAYALGRQAQKSVLGVVLIFLVAMAGCALLGFLIERFAYRPLREKPRLTSLITAIGISFALSYGFQLDIGFLPGAAPRAFPEIIQPTEWLIIGDRDVVVWNWQIMSLLIAVGLMVGLQYLVFKTRFGRAMRAVSYDHRVAALMGIPTDRVIAVTFMIGSGLAAGAGLLYAIKDTSVNPLMGLFVGLKAFVAAVIGGIGHVPGAVVGALMLGLVEEFVVGYVASTWRDAVAFGILIIVLLVRPGGLFGRVAAEKV, from the coding sequence ATGGCGCAGCTCCTTCAGCACCTCATTAACGGACTGGCCGCCGGCACCATCTACGCGCTCGTCGCGCTCGGCTACACGATGGTGTACGGCGTCTTGAAGCTCATCAACTTCGCCCATGGCGACGTCATGATGGTGGGCGTCTACATGGGCTACGGCACGGCCTACGCGCTGGGCCGCCAGGCGCAGAAGTCGGTCCTGGGCGTGGTGCTCATCTTCCTGGTGGCCATGGCGGGGTGTGCCCTGCTGGGCTTCCTCATCGAGCGCTTCGCCTACCGCCCGCTGCGCGAGAAGCCCCGGCTGACGTCGCTCATCACCGCCATCGGCATCTCGTTCGCGCTCTCCTACGGCTTCCAGTTGGACATCGGCTTCCTGCCGGGAGCCGCGCCCCGGGCCTTTCCGGAAATCATCCAGCCGACCGAGTGGCTCATCATCGGCGACCGGGACGTGGTGGTGTGGAACTGGCAGATCATGTCCCTGCTCATCGCGGTGGGGCTGATGGTGGGGTTGCAGTACCTGGTTTTCAAGACGCGCTTCGGGCGGGCGATGCGGGCGGTGTCGTACGACCACCGCGTGGCGGCGCTGATGGGCATTCCCACGGACCGGGTCATCGCGGTGACGTTCATGATTGGCAGCGGGCTGGCCGCGGGTGCGGGGCTGCTGTACGCCATCAAGGACACCTCGGTGAACCCGCTGATGGGGCTGTTCGTGGGGCTCAAGGCCTTCGTGGCGGCGGTGATTGGCGGCATTGGCCACGTGCCGGGCGCGGTGGTGGGAGCGCTGATGCTGGGATTGGTGGAGGAGTTCGTGGTGGGCTACGTCGCCAGCACGTGGCGTGACGCGGTGGCCTTCGGCATCCTCATCATCGTGCTGCTCGTGCGTCCCGGCGGCCTCTTTGGCCGGGTGGCCGCGGAGAAGGTGTAG
- a CDS encoding branched-chain amino acid ABC transporter permease: METSSVPRTVSGVPPALRGILPVLVAVPVLMALEWLLSGSPFAQQLTYRVGVNVVLAVSLNIVNGMTGQFSIGHAGFMAVGAYVSSVLSLSLKEIALSFLPVAVSDQLFFITALLVGGAAAALCGFLVGLPSLRLRGDYLAIVTLGFGEIIRVIVQNTAMFGRALGLSGIPPATSVMMVGFWVFLTVLVARRIAGSSHGRSLWAIREDEVAAEAMGVDTTGYKVRAFVISSFFAGVAGGLFAHFVQVINPNSFTFVQSMEIVVMVVLGGLGSTTGAIVAAVFLTLLPEALRSLLPMLTEEGSSLSSRVDQIRMPLYGILLVALMLLRPQGLFGTKELWEVLPRWLPRRRKGLA, encoded by the coding sequence ATGGAAACCTCGTCTGTTCCGAGGACGGTTTCGGGCGTGCCCCCGGCGCTCCGGGGAATCCTCCCGGTGCTGGTGGCGGTGCCGGTGCTGATGGCGCTGGAGTGGCTGCTGAGCGGCTCGCCCTTCGCGCAGCAGCTCACCTACCGCGTGGGCGTCAACGTCGTGCTGGCGGTGAGCCTCAACATTGTCAATGGCATGACGGGGCAGTTCTCCATCGGCCACGCGGGCTTCATGGCGGTGGGGGCCTATGTCTCCTCGGTGCTCTCGCTGAGCCTGAAGGAGATCGCCCTCTCGTTCCTGCCCGTGGCGGTGAGCGACCAACTGTTCTTCATCACCGCGCTCCTGGTGGGCGGAGCGGCGGCGGCGCTGTGTGGCTTCCTCGTGGGCCTGCCCTCGTTGCGCTTGCGCGGGGACTACCTGGCCATCGTCACCCTGGGGTTCGGGGAGATCATCCGCGTCATCGTGCAGAACACCGCGATGTTCGGCCGCGCGCTGGGCCTGTCGGGGATTCCGCCCGCCACCAGCGTGATGATGGTGGGCTTCTGGGTGTTCCTGACCGTGCTGGTGGCGCGGCGCATCGCGGGCTCCAGCCATGGCCGCAGCCTGTGGGCCATCCGCGAGGATGAGGTGGCTGCCGAGGCGATGGGCGTGGACACCACCGGTTACAAGGTCCGCGCCTTCGTCATCTCCTCCTTCTTCGCGGGCGTGGCCGGAGGGCTGTTCGCCCACTTCGTGCAGGTCATCAACCCGAACTCCTTCACCTTCGTGCAGTCGATGGAGATTGTCGTCATGGTGGTGCTGGGGGGGCTGGGCTCCACCACGGGTGCCATCGTGGCGGCGGTGTTCCTCACCCTGCTGCCCGAGGCGCTGCGCTCCCTGCTGCCGATGCTGACGGAAGAGGGCAGCTCGCTGTCCTCGCGCGTGGATCAGATCCGCATGCCGCTGTACGGCATCCTGTTGGTGGCGCTGATGCTGCTGCGCCCGCAGGGGCTCTTCGGGACGAAGGAGCTTTGGGAGGTGCTGCCACGGTGGCTCCCCCGGCGGAGAAAGGGGCTCGCGTGA
- a CDS encoding ABC transporter ATP-binding protein, which produces MSAALQTAPEQAGEALLETDGVSIQFGGLRALSDFRLAIRKGDLQGLIGPNGAGKTTAFNVLTGVYRPTQGSVRVAGQRVNGWLPHQINHLGLARTFQNIRLFRSLTTLDNVKVACRAQGALNPEGVGLGTKVRAAVRNYKDWWRAMLLTPGFLEEERDLTQQAERLLEVMGLSHRRDEEARNLPYGEQRRLEIARALGTRPKVLLLDEPAAGMNTREKADLMVLIRKLRDEFSLGILVIEHDMKLVMGICEQITVLDHGEMIARGAPEQVRSDRKVIEAYLGDNYLETHGGAA; this is translated from the coding sequence GTGAGCGCCGCGCTGCAGACCGCACCGGAGCAGGCCGGCGAGGCGTTGCTCGAGACCGATGGGGTGAGCATCCAGTTCGGAGGCCTGCGGGCCCTGTCGGACTTCCGGTTGGCCATCCGCAAAGGGGACCTGCAGGGGCTCATCGGTCCCAACGGGGCAGGGAAGACGACGGCATTCAACGTGCTGACGGGCGTGTACCGGCCCACCCAGGGCTCGGTGCGGGTGGCGGGGCAGCGGGTGAACGGGTGGCTGCCGCACCAGATCAACCACCTGGGGCTGGCGCGCACCTTCCAGAACATCCGCCTGTTCCGGTCGCTTACCACGTTGGACAACGTGAAGGTGGCGTGCCGGGCGCAGGGGGCGCTGAACCCGGAGGGCGTGGGGCTGGGGACGAAGGTGCGGGCGGCGGTGCGCAACTATAAGGACTGGTGGCGGGCGATGCTGCTCACCCCGGGCTTCCTGGAGGAGGAGCGCGATCTGACCCAGCAGGCCGAGCGTCTGCTGGAGGTGATGGGGCTGTCGCACCGGCGGGACGAGGAGGCGCGTAACCTGCCTTACGGCGAGCAGCGGCGGCTGGAGATTGCGCGCGCTCTGGGCACGCGGCCCAAGGTGCTGCTGCTGGACGAGCCTGCGGCGGGCATGAACACCCGCGAGAAGGCGGACCTGATGGTGCTCATCCGCAAGCTGCGGGATGAGTTCTCGCTGGGCATCCTGGTCATCGAGCACGACATGAAGCTGGTGATGGGCATCTGCGAGCAGATCACCGTGCTCGACCATGGAGAGATGATTGCCCGGGGAGCGCCCGAGCAGGTGCGCAGCGACCGGAAGGTCATCGAGGCGTACCTGGGGGACAACTACCTGGAGACGCACGGAGGGGCGGCGTGA
- a CDS encoding ABC transporter ATP-binding protein yields MSEALKTLGTRESRPPLLTVEGIKVHYGAIQALRGVSLTVGKGEVVALIGANGAGKTSTLRAVSGMLKPSAGHIQFAGHDTTGMKAHLLVPRGMAHAPEGRGIFPNLTVQENLDLGAYLRRDTDGIAADQEKSFALFPVLKARRKQLAGTLSGGEQQMLAIARALLSKPQLLLLDEPSLGLAPQVTETIFRTLREVNTMGMSILLVEQNAHLALKMAHYGYVLETGEVVMAGPGKALLESPEVRKAYLGE; encoded by the coding sequence GTGAGCGAGGCGTTGAAGACGCTGGGCACGCGGGAGAGCCGCCCTCCGCTGCTGACGGTGGAGGGAATCAAGGTCCACTACGGGGCCATTCAGGCGCTCCGGGGTGTGTCGTTGACGGTGGGCAAGGGCGAGGTGGTGGCGCTCATCGGAGCGAACGGCGCGGGCAAGACAAGCACGCTGCGCGCGGTGAGCGGGATGCTGAAGCCGAGCGCGGGGCACATCCAGTTCGCGGGCCACGACACGACGGGGATGAAGGCGCACCTGCTGGTGCCGCGGGGCATGGCGCACGCGCCGGAAGGGCGAGGCATCTTCCCGAACCTGACGGTGCAGGAGAACCTGGACCTGGGCGCGTACCTGCGGCGGGACACGGACGGCATCGCGGCGGACCAGGAGAAGAGCTTCGCGTTGTTCCCGGTCCTGAAGGCGAGGCGGAAGCAGCTCGCGGGGACGCTGTCGGGCGGCGAGCAGCAGATGCTGGCCATCGCCCGGGCGCTGCTGAGCAAGCCGCAACTGCTGCTGCTGGACGAGCCGTCGCTGGGGTTGGCGCCTCAAGTGACGGAGACGATCTTCCGCACGCTGCGCGAGGTGAACACCATGGGAATGAGCATCCTGCTGGTGGAGCAGAACGCGCACCTGGCGCTCAAAATGGCCCACTACGGCTATGTGCTGGAGACGGGCGAGGTGGTGATGGCCGGGCCCGGCAAGGCGCTGCTGGAGAGCCCCGAGGTCCGCAAGGCGTACCTGGGCGAGTAG